The DNA region AATAATTTCGTCACCTTCATAAGTATCGTAATATTGGTCAAACGCTGGGTTGATGTTATAGCTGATCGACGGACGGATAACATGCCTAATGGCCTTTATCTTTCGGTCTTCGCCTTCTTTTTCAAAGTTTTTAGTACCGTAAATAGTGGTTCCTAAACTGGTGCTAAAATTATACGTTCTGAAGGAATCGAATCCGTTCACGGTTTCTATAACTTCCTCATCTTCTTCCAAATCGTAAGAACGGTTGATGGTTTTAAAGGTCCACACTTCATTGAAATTGGTGCTGGCACTCATACTAAAATACTTGAATACCTTAAAATTGGTACTCAACGGAATGGTATGCTGAAAGCCCGCTTTGGCATCGTCAAACATTTCTTTTTTAAAGAACAGTGAATCGGTAGTAGAAATTCTATTTTCTCCTCTCAAATTATATTGTAGGTTGATGTTTTGTATGAGTCCTTTTTTAGTGCCTTCACTGGATGCAAAGGGGTACATTCTGCCAACGCTTCCCTGTAACGTGGGCAGCGTCATGTTTATGGATTGCGTTTGTGTGTTTTGTTGGTGGGTAGCCGTTAAGCTGACATTAACTTGCGGTTCGCCTTGAAAGGTTTTTGAGTATGATACCGAAGACTGCAATGTATTGTTCAATCGGTTACTAACATTAACTTGGTTGTTCGATTGTTGGTAATAATTACTACTACCCAAGTTTACCGATGCCGAAAATCTGGAATTAGGGCTGGCTTTGGCATCTTGGCTGTGCGACCACCTTAGGTTGTAAATGGTGCTCTTGCTGTAATCGGGAAAACCCCGTTCGCTGTTTATCAAGCTTTCAAATCTAAAACTGAAATTTCCGTTGAATCGATAGCGCTTTTTATAGGCGCTTTCCATACGAATACCGTAACTACCGTTGGTGTAATAATCGCCCAAAGCAGCCAAATCGACATAATCACTAATGGCGAAATAGTAACCGCCGTTCTGTAAAAAATAACCACGGTTGTTTTGTTCACCGAAAGTAGGGATAATAACGCCCGAAGTATGTTTTTCACTCTGAGGAAAAAAACCAAAAGGCAAACCCAGTGGGGTAGGTACATCGTAAATAAACAGGTTGGCCAATCCGGTTACAATTTTTTTTCCGGGAACTACTTTGGCCTTTCTAAGTTTGATGTAATATTCGGGATCTTCTAAATTTTCGGCCGTAGTGTATTTAGCATTCTTTAGAAAGTAAACGGAATCGTTTTCCTTTTTGGTAACCGAAGCAATAACGGTACCTTCGCCTTGTTCGGTCTTCGAATTATAAATCAGGGCTTTTTTGGTTTCGGTATTAAAAATAATAGAATCGGGCTCTACCACGTTACTGCCTTGTGTAAAAACGGGTTTTTGGGTGTATTCGCCAACACTATCTTTTACTCCTTTGGCGTAAACGGTATTTTTATTGTAATCAATGGTAATATCGCCTGCAGTGATGTTCATATCACCGTAATCGATTCTGGCATTGTTATAAAGGTACAGTTTCTGCTTTTTTTGGTCGAAACGTGTATAGTCATCGGCATGATAGGTTACCGTGTGTTCCAAAAGTTCTTTTTTGGGTTTTATGGAGTCTGTAACGGTGCTATCTTGCTCAATGGCAATCGTTTCGGTTATAGCTGTGCTGTCGGTTTTTATAACAAGTTTTTCTTCCACTACGGGCTTAATGGAATCCTGTTTGGGTTTTATATCTTGGGCGAAGCTTAACGTGTTGATAAACACTGTAAAACTTAATGCAAAAAGTATTTTAAAGTTGTTTGTACGCAACGCTTTTAAATGTATTTTTGTAAAAGTATGGCTCGGTTTTTGAAATGCCAAAATTACATATATTTTTCTGGGATTGATTTAATATTCAATTAAAAATTTAAAATTAAAAACCCCTTTAGTTTTATAGCGAAATAAAGCGGCATCAATGCCCGTTTTAATTATAGCGATACCAACAAAATGGGTTGTTGAGCTGTTCAAAATGATGATGTACCAAATGAAAACGCACCACATATTACTTTTCGTATCTTTTATAATAGTATTAACATTTTCTTCATTTACCGATAACGAAGTAAATAAGGATAAAAAATTTGTTGTAGTGCTCGACGCCGGGCATGGCGGCAAGGATTCGGGCAACACGGGCAATGGTTATTTGGAGAAAGACATCGCCTTAAAAGTGGTTTTGGCGGTTGGTGAAGAACTGGAGAAAAACCCCGATATAAAAGTGGTTTACACCCGAAAGACCGATAAATTTATCGATTTGTTTGTTAGAGGGAAAATAGCCAACAAAGCAAAGGCCGATTTATTTGTTTCGGTACATTGCAACGCCCATGGTTCTGCGGCACACGGTACGGAAACTTTTGTATTAGGGACACATAGAAACGAAACGAATTTCGAAGTTGCCAAAAAAGAAAACTCGGTGATTTTTATGGAGGACGATTATGAAAAAAACTACGAAGGTTTCGATCCCAACTCGCCAGAATCGGTGATGAGTATTCTGTTGAGCCAAGAGGAGTATTTGGACCAAAGTATTTTATTGGCCAGTATCATTCAAGATAAGTTTACCAATGCATTAAAACGAAAAAATAGAGGCGTAAAACAGGCGGGGTTTATCGTATTGCACCAAACGGTTATGCCCAGTGTTTTGGTGGAAATAGGATTTTTAACTTATAGGCAAGAGGGCGCTTACTTAAATTCAAAAAAGGGGCAAAATGAAATTTCTAAAGCTATAATAGGAGCTATTTTGGATTACAAAAACAGCCTCGATAAAAATGTTGATCATTTTGAGGTGGTTGATAATTCACCAGGCGCAGCTGAAACAACATCCAGCGATATTTCCTTTAAAGTGCAAATTGCTGCCAGTTCAAAATCTCTGGAAACCAAACCCTATAATTTTAAAGGATTGAATCAAATTTCAAAATTAAAGGAGGGCAGTCTGTATAAATATTTTTATGGGCAGTCATCCAATTACAGTGATGCGCAACAATTTGAAAATGAGGCCAGAAATAAAGGTTACGGTTCCTGCTTTATTGTAGCGTTTAAAAACGGAGAGAAGATTCCCTTGGTCGATGCCCTAAAATCAACCGCAAATTAAAGGCTGTTCTTTTTAAAATTGTATTAAATTTGTTTACCAAACATATTTACCTTGAAAATAACAAAAGAAGTCAAAACAGGCATACTCGTAGTTTTAGGAATTTTACTCTTCGTTTTTGGGTTTAATTATCTTAAAGGTCAAAATTTATTCGACAACTCCAAGACTCTTTACACCTCGTATGATAACGTTGAGGGCTTAACACCTTCAATGCCGGTTACTATCAACGGATTGAGCGTTGGTAAAGTTTCAAATATTAGTTTTAAAGAGGACGGCTCTGGCAAATTGAAGGTGGAATTGCTAGTAAGCACAGATTTTCCATTTTCAAAAAACAGTACGGCCGAATTGTATGAAACCGGACTTATCGGCGGAAAGGCCATAGCTATTGTGCCAGCTTTTGATGGTGCTGAAGAAGCTAAAACAGGAGATGTTTTAGTGGGAAAAACCAAAGACGGCCTATCGGAATTAGTGAATCAAAGGTTGACGCCATTACAGGAAAAAATTGAAAAAATGATGGTAAGTGCTGATGGTTTATTGACAAATATGAATGATGTTTTTGATGAAAAAACCAAAGAAAATTTAAAAACCAGCATCTCTGAATTAAGTTTAACTATCACATCATTTAAGAGTACATCAAATGCTTTAAATCAAATAATTGACTCAAATAAAGAAAGTATTGATAGCGTGCTTTTTAATGCCCATAAACTTACAGGAGATTTAGCTGTTGTCACCGATAAAATTGCAAATTCAAATTTAGACAAAACCATTGCCGATTTAGAATCTACACTATCAAACTTCAACCAGCTTATGGGCGGCATGCAAGACGGCGAAGGTACTTTCGGTAAATTTTTGAAAGACGAAGGATTGTACGATAATTTAGAGGGCGCCACCCTGCAATTGGAGCAACTTTTGGAAGACATGAAGTTAAACCCAAAGCGCTATGTACATTTCTCATTGTTTGGAAAAAAGCCCAAACAATATGATGCGGAAGGGAACGAAATTAAGCAAGACAACTAACCAACAGCAAATATGAACTATTTACCTAACGCCATTTTTGCAGTTATATTAATACTGGGCATTGGTTATTTTGCCAAAAATGTTAAAAAACTCATCCGAAACATTAAGCTCGGTAGAGATGTAGATGTTAGCGATAATAAGTCTGAGCGTTTACGCAACATGGCCAGGATTGCGCTGGGGCAAAGTAAAATGGTGCGCAGACCTATTTCAGGCATATTGCACGTTATCGTTTATATAGGTTTTGTTGTCATTAATCTGGAGGTTTTAGAAATTATTATTGATGGTGTTTTTGGCACCCATAGAATAGGGTTAAAAGTATTGCCTGTTTCTGTTTATGGTGCCTTAATTGGAATCTTCGAGATTTTAGCCATTTTGGTGTTTGTTTCCGTAGTTATTTTTTGGGTACGCAGAAACATTATAAAATTGGCACGTTTTTGGAAAAGCGAAATGACGGCTTGGCCTAAAAACGATGGAAATTTCATTCTGTATTTCGAGATGGTTTTGATGTTGCTGTTTTTAGTGATGAATGCTACAGATACAAATTTTCAGGAACTCAATTCCGGAAACGTGGTCAGCCAGTTTATAGCGCCTTGGTTTGGTGGGTTGCCAGAATCAACGTTACGCTTTATCGAACGAGCCGCTTGGTGGTTGCACATCGTTGGTATCCTTGTTTTTTTGAATTACCTGTATTTTTCAAAGCATTTACATATTTTATTGGCATTCCCGAATACGTACTACGGAAAATTACAGCCCAAAGGGCAACTTAATAATTTAGAGGCTGTAACCAACGAGGTTAAAATGATGATGGACCCCAATGCCAATCCGTTTGCTGCGCCAGCGGAAGGCGAAGAAGACGATGTGCCCGAAAAGTTCGGGGCGAGTGACGTGCAGGATTTAAACTGGGTGCAATTACTGAATGCCTACACTTGTACCGAATGCGGACGCTGTACCAGCGAATGCCCGGCTAACTTGACGGGCAAAAAACTATCGCCAAGAAAAATTATGATGGATACCCGCGACCGATTGGAAGAAGTGGGGAAAAATATCGATGCCAACAAGGGTGAGTTTAAAGGCGATGGCAAACAACTTCTGGACGATTATATTACCCGAGAGGAACTCTGGGCCTGTACCACTTGCAATGCCTGTGTAGAGGCTTGCCCAGTAAGTATTGATCCATTGTCTATTATTTTAGAGATGCGTCGTTATTTGGTGATGGAGCAGAGTGCAGCTCCAGTAGAACTGAATAACATGATGACCAATATTGAAAACAATGGCGCGCCTTGGCCATACAATCAAATGGACCGATTAAAATGGATGGATGAATAAAAATCCATTTTTCTCTGAACTAAACAGATTCAATAAAGCAAACGATTATGAGCGATACACTTAAAGTACCCACAATGGCCGAATGCATGGCGGAAGGGCGACAACCGGAAATTCTCTTTTGGGTAGGCTCCGCGGGAAGCTATGATGATCGGGCAAAAAAAATAACGCGGGCTTTTGTGAAAATTTTGAACAAAGCCAATGTTGATTTTGCAGTTTTGGGCACCGAAGAAAGCTGTACTGGCGATGTAGCCAAACGTGCCGGAAACGAGTTTTTGTTCCAAATGCAGGCTGTGGCCAATATCGAAATACTAAATGCATACGAGGTTAAGCGTATTGTTACGGCTTGTCCGCATTCATACAATACACTAAAAAACGAATATCCCGGGTTGGGTGGGGTTTACCAAGTGCAACACCATACACAATTTATTGAAGAACTCATTCAAACGGGAAAATTGAAAGTTGAAAGCGATAGTGCGTTCAAGGGCAAACGCATTACGTTTCACGACCCTTGTTATTTGGGACGTGCCAATGAGGTTTACGAAGCGCCAAGGGAACTTTTAAAAATGTTGGGCGTAGAATTGTTGGAAATGAAACGCAACCGAAGAACCGCGTTGTGCTGTGGCGCTGGAGGCGCTCAAATGTTTAAAGAGCCCGAAAAAGGCGATAAAGATGTTAACGTGTTGCGAACGGAAGATGCCTTAGAAACCAACCCCGGAATTATTGCTACAGGATGCCCATACTGTAATACCATGATGACCGATGGCGTGAAAGCTAAAGAGAAAGAAAGCGACATAAGTGTTATGGACGTGGCCGAAATTATCGCGCAAGCTCAAAACTTATAAATGTCAGTCCCAAAATAAGATTAAAAATGTTAGTAGATTTTAATACATTACCGGAAGAATCACGAATTTGGATTTACCAAGCGAATCGATCATTTACTCCAGAGGAAATTCAAGAAATTGAAGAGAAACTAGACATCTTTATTGAAAACTGGACAGCGCATGGTAGTGATTTAAATGCAGGGTACTCGATTAAATATAACCGATTTATAATCGTTGGATTAAACCAAGACTTGAATAAGGCAACAGGTTGCTCTATCGATGCTTCGGTGCATTTTATTCAGCAGTTAGAGAAAGATTATAATGTCGATTTAATGGATAAAATGAATGTATCGTACAAGCAAGGCGAATACGTGGCTTACAAATCATTGGTCGATTTCAAAAAAATGGCAAAAGACAAAGCGGTATCTAAAAATACCATTGTATTCAATAATTTAGTCACTAATATTGCCGAGTTTAAAGAAAATTGGGAAGTCCCTGCTTCCGATAGTTGGCATAGCCGTTTTTTAAAGTAAAAGGCGGGCTTATTATCTTTTGTTAATCTATCTTAAAGTCTTTTTATCTTCTTTTTAAAAACATTATTTTGGCACAATTATTAGTGGGTTAGAGCTGATGATTATTGTTAACAACTATTTTATGCGTCAAATCTTAATTAATATTCCATTTTTCTTTTATGCTTTTCTTTCATTTGCCCAACAATCTGTCAACCCCTTATTGGCGACAGATTCTGCAGCGCAACAAAAATGGGTAGACAGCGTGTATGCTTCATTTACATTAAAGGAAAAAATAGGGCAGTTGTACATGGTACAGGTTATGTCCAACCAAGATTTAGCCACAAAAAACAAAATAGTACAGCTTATTAAAGACCATCATATTGGGGGCATTATCTATTCCAACGGAGGGCCATACCGTCAGGCAAAACTTAACAACGAATTGCAGGCGGTCTCAAAAACTCCGTTGTTAATTGGTATGGATGCTGAATGGGGGTTGAGCATGCGTCTCGACTCTACTTATGCTTTTCCGTGGAATATGACTTTAGGTGCCATTAAAGACAACAAATTAGTGGAGCAAACCGGACGCCAAATCGGTGAACATTGCAAGCGTTTGGGAGTTCATTTTAACTTTGCACCCGATGTAGATATCAATACCAACCCGCAAAACCCTATTATTGGTAACCGTTCTTTTGGGGAGGACCGAGATAATGTTACCGAAAAAGCTTTGGCCTTTATGAAAGGCATGCAAAGTGCGGGTGTTTTGGCCAATGCCAAACATTTTCCGGGACATGGCGATACTGACCAAGATTCGCATAAAACGCTTCCAACTATTAGTTTCAATAAAAAACGAATAGACTCCATTGAGTTATACCCATATAAAAAGTTAATAACAGAAGGTTTATCGAGCGTTATGGTGGCGCATTTGAATGTACCCAGTTTAGAGACGCGCGAAGGCTACCCGTCATCGCTTTCTAAAAACATCGTTACCAATATTTTAAAGGAACGGTTGGCCTTTCAGGGATTGATTTTTACTGATGCATTGACCATGAAAGGGGCGGCCGATTTTGATGAAACAGGCGAAATTGATTTGGCCGCATTCATGGCTGGAAATGATGTCATGTTAATGTCGGAAGACGTGGAGCAAGGCGTTTCAAAAATTATGGAAGCCTATAACAGCGGACAAATTACGGAAGACCGATTGGCACATTCGGTTAAAAAAATCTTGATGGCTAAATACAAAGTGGGGTTGCAGGATTATTCGCCCATTGCACTTCATGATTTATCGAATGATTTAAACCGTATTAAGGATGACGCATTAAATGAAGTGCTTTTTGAAAATGCCATCACCGTTGTAAAAAATGACAATAATTTACTGCCTTTAAAAGATTTGGAAACCAAATCCATCGCTTATGTTAAGTTTGGAGATGATGAGGGTATGCCATTTTATAACGAACTAAAGAAATATGGCAAAGTTCATTTAATTGAAGCGGAAAATTTATTCGAATTAACGGCTCGGTTAAAGCCTTATAATACGGTGATTGTTGGTTTTCATCGCTCCAATGCTAGTCCGTGGAAACCTTTCGAACTTTCGCAACAGGAACAAGTTTGGATTGATGAAATTGCCAAGACCAATACCGTTATTTTAGATGCTTTCGTAAAACCTTATGCGCTTTCAGGTTTAAAAAGCATAGATAACATTTCGAGCATCATTGTTAGTTATCAAAACAGTGAAGTGGCACAACAAAAGTCGGCACAACTCATTTTTGGTGCTATTGATGCCAAAGGTCAGTTGCCGGTTTCCATTCAACCGTATTTTAAAACGGGGGAAGGCATAGAATGGAACAATATCAAACGATTGGGCTACACCATCCCAGAGCGGGTGGGGATGAGTACCGCAAAGTTAAATCGGATAGATTCCATAGCCAACATTGCGGTCGATTCGATGATGACACCGGGCGCACAGATTCTAGTGGCCAGAAAAGGAAAAGTGGTGTACCATAAAAACTTTGGTAAACACACCTATAAAGGAAAGGAAGAAGTTGCTTCTGATGATATTTACGATTTAGCATCGTTAACCAAAATATTGGCCACATTGCCTTTGGTGATGGAACTTGAGGAAGAAGGCATTATTTCATTGGATACAAAACTTTCTGAGATTTTGCCTGAATATAAAACCTCTAACAAAGCCAATGTAACCATAAAGAGTATGTTGTCCCATTATGCCCGTTTGCGGCCATGGGAACCTTTTTACTACCGCACTTTGGATAGTTTGACTAAACATCCCAGTGCCGATTATTACAGAAGGGAGCGTAACGATGATTTTAATGTAGAAGTGGCTAAAGACCTTTTTTTGCGAACCGATTATCAAGATTCCATCCCTGAGATTATTAAAGATTCCGAATTGCTTTCATCCTTAAGGTACCGTTACAGCGATTTTCCATATTACATTTTAAAGAAATTTATTGAATACCATTACGACAGAACATTGGAACAGTTAACCCAATCGCATTTTTATGAGCCTTTGGGAGCCAATAACACCATGTACAACCCATATCATAAAATAAGCAGTAAAAAGATTGTACCTACCGAGGTGGATGATTATTACCGTTTTCAAGAGGTACATGGTTATGTGCACGATATGGGGGCTGCTATGCAAAATGGTATTGGTGGGCATGCTGGCGTATTTAGCAATGCCAACGATGTGGCTAAGATAATGCAAATGTATCTGCAAAAGGGGTTTTACGGCGGGAAACAATTTTTAAAGCCCGAAACCATCGATAAATTCAATACCTGCTACTATTGCCATAAAGGAAATAGGCGCGGTATAGGCTTCGATAAACCACAATTGGGTGAGGAAGGGCCAACCTGCGGCTGTGTATCCAAAAGCAGTTTTGGGCATTCGGGTTTTACCGGAACCTATACATGGGCAGACCCAGACGAAGAGATTGTTTATGTATTTTTGGCCAATAGAACTTATCCCAATGCGGGGCAGAATTTATTGCTCAGAAAGAATATCAGAACAGACATTCAGAAGTTAATCTATGAAGCGATAGTTGATTAAAACAGTAAAAGCGAAAAAATGAAAATAGGAATTGTTTGCTACCCAACGTTTGGAGGTAGTGGAGTAGTAGCCACAGAGTTGGGGTTGGAATTGTCTAAACGCGGACACGAAATCCATTTCATTACTTACAGCCAGCCCGTTCGGTTGGAGCTTATAAGCAACAATGTACACTATCACGAAGTAAACGTTCCTGAATATCCGCTGTTTCATTATCAGCCTTACGAGTTGGCATTGTCTAGCAAATTGGTCGATATGGTGAAGCTTCATGAAATTGAAATCCTTCACGTGCATTATGCCATTCCGCACGCCTATGCAGCCTATATGGCCAAAAAAATGCTCCAGGAAGAAGGGATTTATGTACCTATTGTAACTACTTTGCACGGCACCGATATTACTTTGGTGGGCAACCACCCGTTTTACAAGCCGGCTGTGACCTTCAGCATTAATAAATCGGATGCGGTGACAGCTGTTTCAAAAAGCTTGAAGGATGACACGTTGCGTCTGTTCAACATTAAAAACAATATCCACGTCGTGCCCAATTTTATCGACTTGGAAAAGTATAGACATAATGGCTTTCCCGATTGTCAAAGGGGAATGATGGCCAAGGAAAACGAAAAAATAATCACCCACATCAGTAATTTAAGACCAGTTAAACGGGTGCAGGATGTTATCAGCGTATTTTATAATATCCAAAAGCAAATGCCCGCTAAACTTATGTTTATTGGAGAAGGGCCTGAAAAAGAAAAAGTGGAGGCCATGTGCAACGAATTGGGGATTTTGAACAAAATTGTATTTTTTGGAAAAAGCAATGAAATTGAGAAAATATTGTGTTTTAGTGATTTGTTTTTATTGCCCTCACAAACTGAAAGTTTTGGATTGGCGGCTTTGGAGGCTATGGCATCGGGCGTTCCGGTAATATCGAGTAATACTGGTGGTATCCCGGAAGTTAACGTTCACGGGGTTTCGGGCTATTTGAGCAATGTGGGCGATATTGAAGATATGAGCAAAAATGCGATTCATATTTTAAGCGACGAAAAACGATTGAAACAATTTAAAGATGCTGCTAGAAAGGAATCTTTGAAGTTTGATTTGCATAGTATCGTTCCAAAATATGAGGCTATTTATCAAGATACTTTGTCTAAATGTTTGGTGCTGTAATTCTACAAAAAGCATCAAAATATAAACGTTTTGAGTTACTAAAGTAGAGCCAAAAACAGTAATTTTCACATAAAAATTACAACATGGCAATACTTGGTAATATTATAAAAGGGGTGATTGATTTAACCGACACATTATTTTCGGAAACCAATCATATTGAAGCTCAAAAAAACACTTTAAAGCAACTCCTCGAAAAAGCAAAGGATACCCAATTTGGAAAGCATTATAATTTTGAAGCTATTTTAGCTTCAGATAAAATGGAAACCGAATTTGCTGAAACGATTCCGTATTTCGATTACAATAAAATAAACGACGAATGGTGGCATAAAATAAAGGATGGTGAAGATGATGTTACTTGGCCGGGAACGTTATCCTATTTCGCATTGAGTTCTGGTACAACAGGGAAATCAAGCAAGCGTATTCCTGTTACCGATGCTATGATTGAGACTATCCGAAAATCAGGAATCAAACAAGTTTTGGCGCTTAAAAATTTTGATTTGCCAGCCGATTTTTTCGAAAAGGAAATTATGATGCTGGGCAGTTCTACTGATTTGGAAAAAAATGAAAATTTTTTGGAAGGTGAAATCAGCGGTATAAGCGCAAGTAATATTCCGTTTTGGTTTAGGGGCTATTACAAACCGGGAGAAGATATTGCCCAAATTGATGATTGGGACGAGCGGGTTTTGAATATAGCCAAACGTGCTAAAGAGTGGGATATTGGAGCCTTAAGTGGTATTCCGTCGTGGATAGAGCTTATGCTTCAAAAAGTGATAGAATATCATAATTTGAACAACATCCACGATATTTGGCCCAATCTTCAAGTTTACACCTCGGGCGGTGTGGCTTTCGGCCCCTACGAAAAAAGCTTTAAGGCGTTAATGGGAAAGGAGGTCACTGTAATCGACACGTATTTGGCTTCCGAGGGCTACATTGCTACACAAATAAGACCAGACACCGATGCCATGCAACTCAATACCGAACACGGTATCTATTTTGAGTTTGTTCCCTTTAAACCCGAATATATCAACGAAGATGGCTCGTTGGTGCAGGATGCGCCTTCAGTGAATATTTCCCAAGTAAAGGTTAATCAAGATTATGTGCTCATTATAAGTACGGTGAGTGGCGCTTGGCGTTACATTATTGGCGATACTATTGAATTTACGGATATTGAACGTGCCGAAATAAAAATAACCGGGCGAACCAAGTTCTTTTTAAATACGGTGGGTTCACAATTATCAGTTAATAAAATGGACGATGCCATGCGTGTTTTAGAGGAGCAATTTTCAACCAAAATTCCAGAATATACCATTTGTGCCAAGCGGGTTGACGATGGTGAATTTTACCATTTTTGGTATTTAGGTGCAGAACATCAAGATTTGAACACAGATAAAGTAGCCCGAACTTTAGATGATACATTAAAAGAAGCCAATAAAAACTATAAAGTGGCCCGTAGCAAAGCGCTTAACGGTTTGAAAGTAAAATTGGTAAGCCCTGAGGTTTTTTATGAATGGAATGCGAAAAACAAGAAAAAAGGCGGACAAGTAAAGATGGAGCGTGTTATGAAAGAAGAAAAATTTACCGAATGGGAAGCTTTTGTAACCAAGCTTAAACTGAAGGTATAGCCTCTTGGTTATTTACCAACTCCATAATTTCTTCGGGAGATAAATAATATTTTTTTATTCGTGCTTTGTAAATAGGGGTGATGTCGGCATGATTTAATATGAAATTTTTAGTTTTTAAAATGTATTCACCCATGCCGTGCTGTACAGCGTAAGTGTCGGCGGTGCGTTCGGCTTCCACAATGTGATTTTGAGAAATTAAATATTTTATTCCAAAACCAATGAGGTTGATGTTACTTCTATTTTGGTAATCCATAATATGGCCAAGTTCGTGCCCAATCCAACCAATGAATATATCAGAAGGAATATTTTTAGTTAAAAAGGTCTTATCAGAAATCTTAAAGGTCTCGCTAATTAGAATAACGTAACTTCTATGTTTTTTCGACTTAAAAAAACTAGCAAATTGAGGTTGGGCTTGCATCGTCGATTTTTTGATATTCCTCTTGAACTTAAACTCGATATGAACGTCATTTAGTTCGGGAAAATAACTTAGTGCCGTTTTTACTTCTTTTTTAATATGTTGGGGTATTTTGTGTTTTGATTCCATATATCCATTTTAGTGAAAACAAAACAAAACCATTAATGCTTTCAAGTAAAATATTAATCACAAAAATATAGCAGGCAAAATAGGATAAAAAATAACCCCGGAATAACCGGGGCTTGTTGTTGAAATTTTATTTAATCTTTATGACTATAAAATTGGTTCGTCTGTTAAGTTGATGTTGATTTTCGGTACACTTAATTGTGCCGTCGCATCCATTCATCAGTTTATTCTCTCCATAACCTTTGTAGGATTCAATTCTATCTGCATTGATACCTTTAGAAATTAAATAATCATAAGTGGATTTGGCTCGTCTTTCAGATAAAACTAAATTATAAGATGAAGGTCCTCTCGAATCGGAATGCGATTGGATTTCAATAGTCATTTCTGGATATTGATTCTGCATCAAATCAACAATGCGGTCTAACTCGGTGGTGTCTTCATTTCTGATGCTGGCACTATCAAAATTAAAGTAAATAGGGCCGAGATCGCTAATCGGTTCTTCTTTTTTGGGTTTGGCCGTTGGTTCCAATGAAAAGTCAACAGTAAGACTTTTAA from Tamlana crocina includes:
- the bshA gene encoding N-acetyl-alpha-D-glucosaminyl L-malate synthase BshA, which translates into the protein MKIGIVCYPTFGGSGVVATELGLELSKRGHEIHFITYSQPVRLELISNNVHYHEVNVPEYPLFHYQPYELALSSKLVDMVKLHEIEILHVHYAIPHAYAAYMAKKMLQEEGIYVPIVTTLHGTDITLVGNHPFYKPAVTFSINKSDAVTAVSKSLKDDTLRLFNIKNNIHVVPNFIDLEKYRHNGFPDCQRGMMAKENEKIITHISNLRPVKRVQDVISVFYNIQKQMPAKLMFIGEGPEKEKVEAMCNELGILNKIVFFGKSNEIEKILCFSDLFLLPSQTESFGLAALEAMASGVPVISSNTGGIPEVNVHGVSGYLSNVGDIEDMSKNAIHILSDEKRLKQFKDAARKESLKFDLHSIVPKYEAIYQDTLSKCLVL
- a CDS encoding glycoside hydrolase family 3 N-terminal domain-containing protein, which translates into the protein MRQILINIPFFFYAFLSFAQQSVNPLLATDSAAQQKWVDSVYASFTLKEKIGQLYMVQVMSNQDLATKNKIVQLIKDHHIGGIIYSNGGPYRQAKLNNELQAVSKTPLLIGMDAEWGLSMRLDSTYAFPWNMTLGAIKDNKLVEQTGRQIGEHCKRLGVHFNFAPDVDINTNPQNPIIGNRSFGEDRDNVTEKALAFMKGMQSAGVLANAKHFPGHGDTDQDSHKTLPTISFNKKRIDSIELYPYKKLITEGLSSVMVAHLNVPSLETREGYPSSLSKNIVTNILKERLAFQGLIFTDALTMKGAADFDETGEIDLAAFMAGNDVMLMSEDVEQGVSKIMEAYNSGQITEDRLAHSVKKILMAKYKVGLQDYSPIALHDLSNDLNRIKDDALNEVLFENAITVVKNDNNLLPLKDLETKSIAYVKFGDDEGMPFYNELKKYGKVHLIEAENLFELTARLKPYNTVIVGFHRSNASPWKPFELSQQEQVWIDEIAKTNTVILDAFVKPYALSGLKSIDNISSIIVSYQNSEVAQQKSAQLIFGAIDAKGQLPVSIQPYFKTGEGIEWNNIKRLGYTIPERVGMSTAKLNRIDSIANIAVDSMMTPGAQILVARKGKVVYHKNFGKHTYKGKEEVASDDIYDLASLTKILATLPLVMELEEEGIISLDTKLSEILPEYKTSNKANVTIKSMLSHYARLRPWEPFYYRTLDSLTKHPSADYYRRERNDDFNVEVAKDLFLRTDYQDSIPEIIKDSELLSSLRYRYSDFPYYILKKFIEYHYDRTLEQLTQSHFYEPLGANNTMYNPYHKISSKKIVPTEVDDYYRFQEVHGYVHDMGAAMQNGIGGHAGVFSNANDVAKIMQMYLQKGFYGGKQFLKPETIDKFNTCYYCHKGNRRGIGFDKPQLGEEGPTCGCVSKSSFGHSGFTGTYTWADPDEEIVYVFLANRTYPNAGQNLLLRKNIRTDIQKLIYEAIVD
- a CDS encoding ABC transporter ATPase; translated protein: MLVDFNTLPEESRIWIYQANRSFTPEEIQEIEEKLDIFIENWTAHGSDLNAGYSIKYNRFIIVGLNQDLNKATGCSIDASVHFIQQLEKDYNVDLMDKMNVSYKQGEYVAYKSLVDFKKMAKDKAVSKNTIVFNNLVTNIAEFKENWEVPASDSWHSRFLK
- a CDS encoding (Fe-S)-binding protein, with protein sequence MSDTLKVPTMAECMAEGRQPEILFWVGSAGSYDDRAKKITRAFVKILNKANVDFAVLGTEESCTGDVAKRAGNEFLFQMQAVANIEILNAYEVKRIVTACPHSYNTLKNEYPGLGGVYQVQHHTQFIEELIQTGKLKVESDSAFKGKRITFHDPCYLGRANEVYEAPRELLKMLGVELLEMKRNRRTALCCGAGGAQMFKEPEKGDKDVNVLRTEDALETNPGIIATGCPYCNTMMTDGVKAKEKESDISVMDVAEIIAQAQNL